In Clostridium sp. DL-VIII, the following proteins share a genomic window:
- a CDS encoding prepilin-type N-terminal cleavage/methylation domain-containing protein, whose product MKKRKKLIIKKNSFKESVNKKKEGFTLIELIAVIAIIGILAAALLPKVNGYIKEAKKVKVVDQCRKAVMAVESYNLASSTPIADGSNVSSIKASTSGTYKYLDGDMLDKLPGTTTITQCYDIVNGAEFELSDNTDDLDTSSIVVQNTNTNT is encoded by the coding sequence ATGAAAAAAAGAAAGAAATTAATAATTAAGAAAAACAGTTTCAAAGAGTCAGTTAATAAGAAGAAAGAAGGATTTACATTAATCGAATTAATAGCAGTAATAGCTATTATAGGTATTTTAGCAGCTGCATTATTACCTAAAGTAAATGGATATATAAAAGAGGCTAAAAAGGTAAAAGTTGTGGATCAATGCAGGAAAGCTGTAATGGCGGTTGAATCTTATAATTTAGCTAGTAGTACGCCTATAGCTGACGGTTCAAATGTTAGTAGCATAAAGGCATCAACATCAGGGACATATAAGTACTTAGATGGTGATATGCTAGATAAACTTCCTGGAACGACTACAATTACACAATGTTATGATATAGTGAATGGTGCAGAATTTGAGCTATCAGATAATACAGATGATTTAGATACCTCATCTATTGTTGTTCAAAATACTAATACTAATACATAG
- the guaB gene encoding IMP dehydrogenase — MAKIIKTAYTFDDVLLVPNKSEILPKEVSTKTRLTKTIQLNIPLMSAGMDTVTESKMAIAMAREGGIGIIHKNMTIEEQAKEVDRVKRQENGVITDPIFLSQDHLIQDAENLMAQYRISGVPITTKEGKLIGIITNRDIIFETDYQRKISEVMTKENLITASEDTTVEEAKEILKKHKVEKLPLVDKDGYLKGLITMKDIEKVRKFPNAAKDSRGRLLCGAAVGITGNMMQRVEALVKAQVDVVTLDTAHGHSKGVLDAVVEIKKAYPELQVIVGNIATAAATEDLIKAGADCIKVGIGPGSICTTRIVAGVGVPQLTAVMDCAEIGRKYGIPVIADGGLKYSGDIVKALAAGASVAMLGSLFAGCEEAPGEMEIYQGRSYKVYRGMGSLAAMESGSKDRYFQEGNKKLVPEGVEGRVAYKGSVSDTIFQLIGGIRSGLGYLGSKDFDTLYETANFVVQTASGQRESHPHDINITKEAPNYSVGQ; from the coding sequence ATGGCTAAAATTATTAAGACTGCATATACTTTTGACGATGTATTACTAGTACCAAACAAATCAGAAATATTACCAAAAGAGGTAAGTACTAAGACAAGATTAACGAAGACAATTCAGTTGAATATACCTTTAATGAGTGCTGGAATGGATACGGTAACTGAATCAAAGATGGCAATTGCTATGGCAAGAGAAGGCGGAATCGGAATTATACATAAAAACATGACTATTGAAGAACAGGCAAAAGAAGTTGATAGAGTTAAGAGACAAGAAAATGGAGTTATTACAGATCCTATATTTTTATCACAAGATCATTTAATTCAAGATGCGGAGAATTTAATGGCTCAATATAGAATATCAGGAGTACCAATCACAACTAAAGAAGGAAAGCTAATTGGAATAATTACTAATAGAGATATAATCTTTGAGACAGACTATCAAAGAAAGATATCGGAGGTAATGACTAAAGAAAACTTAATAACTGCATCGGAGGATACAACAGTAGAGGAAGCTAAAGAGATATTGAAGAAACATAAAGTTGAAAAGCTGCCTTTAGTAGATAAAGACGGATATTTAAAGGGATTAATAACTATGAAGGATATTGAAAAAGTTAGAAAATTCCCGAATGCAGCAAAAGATAGTAGAGGAAGACTATTATGTGGAGCAGCAGTTGGAATTACTGGAAATATGATGCAAAGAGTTGAGGCATTAGTTAAAGCTCAAGTTGATGTTGTTACTCTTGATACAGCTCACGGACATTCAAAAGGCGTTTTAGATGCAGTAGTAGAAATTAAGAAAGCATATCCAGAACTTCAGGTTATTGTAGGAAATATTGCTACAGCAGCAGCTACAGAGGATCTAATAAAAGCTGGAGCAGATTGCATCAAGGTTGGTATTGGACCAGGATCAATTTGTACAACTAGAATAGTTGCTGGAGTTGGAGTGCCTCAATTAACAGCAGTTATGGATTGTGCAGAAATAGGTAGAAAATATGGAATACCTGTAATTGCAGATGGTGGACTTAAATATTCTGGAGACATAGTTAAAGCGCTAGCAGCAGGAGCTTCAGTTGCAATGCTTGGATCATTATTTGCTGGATGTGAGGAAGCTCCAGGGGAAATGGAAATATATCAAGGAAGAAGCTACAAGGTTTATAGAGGAATGGGATCTTTAGCAGCAATGGAGAGTGGCTCTAAGGATAGATATTTCCAAGAGGGTAACAAAAAGTTAGTTCCAGAAGGAGTTGAAGGAAGAGTAGCTTATAAGGGATCAGTCTCAGATACTATATTCCAATTAATAGGCGGAATTAGATCTGGACTTGGATATTTAGGATCAAAAGATTTTGACACTTTATATGAAACAGCTAATTTTGTAGTTCAAACAGCATCAGGACAAAGAGAAAGCCATCCTCATGATATTAATATCACTAAAGAAGCACCAAATTATAGTGTAGGACAATAA
- the guaA gene encoding glutamine-hydrolyzing GMP synthase has product MKRDLVLVVDFGGQYNQLIARRVRECGVYCEIIPYDYTIEKIKAKNPKGIIFTGGPNSVYGEDTPTVEKEVFELGVPVLGICYGDQLMAHLLGGKVATAPVREYGKTNVVLDNSSKLFDGIEKEGIAWMSHTDYISEAPEGFKIVAHTDVCPVAAMENEEKKLYGVQFHAEVEHTQFGQKMLENFIHNICGLENSWTMGSFAEEKIKEIKELVGDRKVLCALSGGVDSSVAAMLVHKAIGHNLTCIFVDHGLLRKDEGDTVERVFKKEFDMNIKRVNVADRFLGKLAGVSDPERKRKIIGEEFIRVFEEEAKKVGQIDYLVQGTIYPDIVESGTKTSATIKSHHNVGGLPEDMDFELIEPLRELFKDEVRAVGEELGIPHKLVWRQPFPGPGLAIRVLGEITEEKLEIVREADAIFREEIANANLDESIWQYFACLPNIRSVGVMGDERTYSHTVALRAVTSSDAMTSEWARIPYEILDLVSRRIVNEVKGVNRIVYDITSKPPATIEWE; this is encoded by the coding sequence ATGAAAAGAGATTTAGTTTTAGTTGTTGATTTTGGTGGACAATATAATCAATTAATAGCAAGAAGAGTAAGAGAATGCGGTGTATATTGCGAAATTATCCCATATGATTATACTATAGAAAAAATAAAAGCTAAGAATCCTAAAGGTATAATATTTACAGGAGGACCTAATAGTGTTTATGGAGAAGATACTCCAACTGTAGAAAAAGAAGTTTTTGAATTAGGTGTACCGGTACTTGGAATATGTTATGGAGATCAATTAATGGCACATCTACTAGGTGGAAAAGTTGCTACAGCTCCAGTAAGAGAATATGGTAAAACAAATGTGGTTTTAGACAATTCTTCTAAGTTATTTGATGGAATTGAAAAAGAAGGAATTGCTTGGATGAGTCATACTGATTACATATCAGAAGCACCTGAAGGGTTTAAAATAGTTGCACATACAGATGTTTGCCCAGTTGCAGCTATGGAAAATGAAGAAAAGAAACTTTATGGAGTTCAATTCCATGCAGAAGTAGAACATACTCAATTTGGTCAAAAAATGTTAGAAAACTTTATACACAATATTTGTGGTTTAGAAAATAGTTGGACTATGGGATCTTTTGCGGAAGAAAAAATAAAAGAAATAAAGGAATTGGTAGGAGATAGAAAAGTGCTATGTGCTCTATCAGGTGGAGTTGATTCATCAGTTGCAGCGATGTTAGTACATAAAGCTATTGGACATAATTTAACTTGTATTTTCGTTGATCATGGTTTACTTAGAAAAGATGAAGGAGATACTGTTGAAAGAGTATTTAAGAAGGAATTTGATATGAACATTAAGAGGGTTAATGTTGCAGATAGATTTCTTGGAAAACTTGCAGGAGTATCAGATCCAGAAAGAAAGAGAAAAATTATTGGTGAAGAATTTATAAGAGTTTTTGAAGAAGAAGCTAAAAAGGTTGGTCAAATAGATTACCTTGTTCAAGGAACAATTTATCCAGACATAGTTGAAAGTGGAACTAAAACTTCAGCAACAATAAAATCTCATCATAATGTTGGTGGTCTTCCAGAAGATATGGACTTTGAACTTATAGAACCATTAAGAGAACTTTTTAAAGATGAAGTTAGAGCTGTGGGAGAAGAACTAGGAATTCCTCATAAATTAGTATGGAGACAACCATTCCCAGGTCCAGGACTTGCTATAAGAGTGTTAGGTGAAATAACAGAGGAAAAGCTTGAAATAGTGAGAGAGGCTGATGCTATTTTCAGAGAAGAAATTGCAAATGCAAATCTTGATGAAAGCATATGGCAATACTTTGCATGTTTACCTAACATCAGATCAGTTGGAGTTATGGGAGATGAAAGAACATATTCTCATACAGTGGCATTAAGAGCGGTTACTTCAAGTGATGCAATGACTTCAGAATGGGCAAGAATCCCATATGAAATCTTAGATTTAGTAAGCAGAAGAATTGTAAATGAAGTTAAGGGAGTAAACAGAATTGTTTATGACATAACTTCAAAACCACCAGCTACTATAGAGTGGGAATAA
- a CDS encoding AbrB/MazE/SpoVT family DNA-binding domain-containing protein yields MKRKITLNKSNNEYVSGRLTIPVALLEAIGVNEENREVILNLDGSRLIIERADDDTCKDLSEENWTGITQEERDYLLR; encoded by the coding sequence ATGAAGCGGAAAATTACATTAAATAAGAGCAATAATGAATATGTAAGTGGTAGATTAACTATTCCTGTAGCATTATTAGAAGCAATAGGAGTAAATGAAGAAAATAGGGAAGTGATTCTTAATCTAGATGGTAGCAGGTTAATAATAGAAAGGGCTGATGATGATACTTGTAAAGATTTATCAGAGGAAAACTGGACAGGAATTACGCAAGAAGAAAGAGATTATTTATTACGATAA
- a CDS encoding glucose-6-phosphate isomerase — protein MNKGISLDLSKLAPYLDMTEVDYMEEMVKSAHEKLHNKTGAGNDFLGWVDLPVDYDKDEFAKIKKAAEKIKSDSDVLIVIGIGGSYLGARAAIEMLTHNFHNVLGKDKRKAPKVFYVGNNISSTYMAELLQAIEGQDVSVNVISKSGTTTEPAIAFRIFRDYLEKKYGVDEARKRIYATTDKAKGALKTLADAEGYETFVVPDDVGGRFSVLTAVGLLPIAAAGIDIDEMMKGAADAREAYSDPSIKNNDAYKYAAVRNALYNKGKAIEVLVNYEPSLHYFNEWWKQLYGESEGKDNKGLFPAAVDFSTDLHSMGQFIQDGKRIMFETVINIEKAKYEINIEKADSDLDGLNFLAGKTMDFVNKKAFQGTLLAHNDGGVPNMVLNVPEFSAYYFGYMVYFFEKACGISGHLLGINPFNQPGVEAYKKNMFALLGKPGYEDMKAELEKRL, from the coding sequence ATGAATAAAGGTATATCATTGGATTTATCAAAATTAGCACCTTATTTAGACATGACTGAAGTTGACTATATGGAGGAAATGGTTAAAAGTGCCCATGAAAAGTTACATAATAAGACAGGAGCAGGAAACGATTTTTTAGGTTGGGTCGATCTTCCTGTAGATTATGATAAAGATGAGTTTGCAAAAATTAAAAAAGCAGCAGAAAAAATCAAATCTGATTCAGATGTATTAATCGTTATTGGAATAGGAGGATCATATCTTGGTGCGAGAGCAGCAATTGAAATGTTAACACATAATTTCCATAACGTATTAGGTAAGGATAAGAGAAAAGCCCCTAAGGTTTTCTATGTTGGAAATAATATTAGTTCAACATACATGGCTGAACTTTTACAAGCAATAGAAGGTCAAGATGTAAGTGTAAATGTAATTTCAAAATCAGGTACTACTACAGAGCCAGCAATTGCATTTAGAATTTTTAGAGATTATTTAGAAAAGAAATATGGAGTTGACGAAGCTAGAAAGAGAATATATGCTACAACAGACAAAGCTAAAGGAGCACTAAAAACATTAGCTGATGCTGAAGGATATGAAACATTTGTAGTTCCAGATGATGTTGGAGGCAGATTCTCAGTACTAACAGCAGTTGGATTATTACCAATAGCTGCAGCTGGAATTGATATAGATGAAATGATGAAAGGTGCTGCTGATGCAAGAGAAGCTTATTCTGATCCATCTATTAAGAATAATGATGCTTATAAATATGCAGCAGTTAGAAATGCTTTATACAACAAAGGTAAAGCAATTGAAGTATTAGTAAATTATGAACCATCACTTCACTATTTTAATGAATGGTGGAAGCAATTATATGGAGAATCAGAAGGAAAAGATAATAAAGGATTATTCCCAGCAGCTGTAGATTTTTCAACTGATCTTCATTCAATGGGACAATTTATCCAAGATGGAAAAAGAATAATGTTTGAAACAGTTATAAACATTGAAAAGGCTAAATATGAAATCAACATAGAAAAAGCTGATAGCGATTTAGATGGTTTAAATTTCTTAGCTGGAAAAACTATGGATTTTGTTAATAAGAAAGCATTCCAAGGAACTTTATTAGCTCATAATGATGGAGGAGTTCCTAATATGGTATTAAATGTACCAGAGTTTTCAGCATATTACTTTGGATATATGGTTTATTTCTTCGAAAAAGCTTGTGGAATCAGTGGACATTTATTAGGTATAAATCCATTTAATCAACCAGGAGTTGAGGCATATAAGAAGAACATGTTTGCTTTACTAGGAAAGCCAGGATATGAAGATATGAAGGCAGAACTAGAAAAGAGACTTTAA
- a CDS encoding YaiI/YqxD family protein, with protein sequence MKIIIDGDACPGISIIEKIAKKYEIPIIIYCDIHHFIQSDYSEVKVVDSGFQSVDMYVANETKQGDIVVSQDYGVAAMCLSKKAKVINPKGFIYDEKNIDRLLEERHISQKIRRGGGKTSNPKKRTEEDDSKLERNLVKLIEN encoded by the coding sequence ATGAAGATTATAATTGATGGAGATGCCTGTCCAGGCATCTCCATCATTGAAAAAATAGCAAAAAAGTATGAAATTCCAATTATAATTTATTGTGATATTCATCATTTCATTCAAAGTGATTATTCAGAGGTTAAGGTTGTGGACAGTGGATTTCAAAGTGTGGATATGTATGTGGCAAATGAAACTAAACAAGGAGATATAGTTGTATCTCAAGATTATGGTGTGGCTGCCATGTGTTTATCTAAGAAAGCTAAAGTAATAAATCCAAAAGGCTTCATATATGATGAAAAAAATATCGATAGATTATTAGAGGAAAGACATATTTCGCAAAAAATAAGAAGAGGTGGAGGAAAAACCTCGAATCCTAAAAAGAGAACAGAAGAAGATGATTCAAAATTGGAAAGAAATTTAGTAAAACTAATAGAAAATTGA
- a CDS encoding triple tyrosine motif-containing protein, which translates to MEELQLKYVEIIFDKQTPQNIGTEINISSRIDDCDGKLEYKFIVGKGGIWNTIQEFSEKSKCVWKPKTEGEYMVMVQARDKDGKKPLDYLAREEFSITNDEATDAMLNEEILSKVANDEEGDISFRGIVEDETSSDNLEFKEAVNNDQESNVVFLEVKELSKEEKETLIGEKDINEELLLSEGTERRERKKIDFEGNEEKELELINTIITDKEEYMVGEKCSIEVKMNNEGAYLYRFYIKNNDEWDVIRDYDTSNLLKYTVNEEGEKKFLVQCKMMQSTEAFEDYKIVRIDVKSIRKIEITDFKCLNKALISGEKLGFAVETNVYKNEAEKDKVVLLYKFYKLYKDGKSVCIQDYSTRNDVYYKELEAGSYRILCLVKSIFSNREYDDRAILVYDVKPYEDIKINSFVASLNSPQTTETDIRFTSEIQGGKNLLYKYKVKGPIEEDTGFTAEKEFSWKPIEAGEYEIILYVKDSEHKGEYEATKKIAFTIEEKGKKPVKILDVIVDREKKVIAGEPVNIMVNGEGGTRLQYAFTIRENKKKLEGVSYNKSNWINFIPEHAGEYEVEIMVKDQYSDKPYDANTFVHLKAMEYLPGEIDYIILPYKETHLIGEAIEFECIIQNTQDVLVKYETKINGHSVEETEFSKNKKLRFVPKIAGKYTIEVYAKNIKCKDEYDSKKQINLYVSEAPPVIETKIITNKLEFNINEEVTFEVISRGGKDVCYEFYLMGNNEWKKVQPYSKKHYYSFIPFAEGKYKILALAKSYYKKVSYEDYDQITFFVNAQSKK; encoded by the coding sequence ATGGAAGAACTTCAGTTGAAATATGTTGAGATAATTTTTGATAAACAAACACCACAGAATATTGGAACGGAAATAAATATATCTAGTAGAATAGATGATTGTGATGGTAAATTAGAATACAAGTTTATAGTTGGTAAGGGCGGAATTTGGAATACAATACAGGAATTTTCTGAGAAGAGTAAATGTGTATGGAAACCTAAAACAGAAGGGGAGTATATGGTTATGGTACAAGCAAGGGATAAAGATGGGAAAAAGCCTTTAGATTATTTGGCAAGAGAAGAATTTTCTATAACAAATGATGAAGCAACAGATGCTATGTTAAATGAAGAAATCTTATCTAAGGTTGCAAACGATGAAGAAGGTGACATAAGCTTTAGAGGGATAGTAGAAGATGAAACTTCTTCTGATAATTTGGAGTTTAAAGAAGCTGTAAATAATGACCAAGAGAGTAATGTAGTATTTCTTGAAGTAAAAGAACTTTCGAAAGAAGAAAAAGAAACGTTGATAGGTGAAAAGGATATTAATGAAGAATTACTTCTTTCAGAAGGAACTGAAAGAAGAGAGCGTAAAAAAATAGATTTTGAAGGAAATGAAGAAAAAGAACTAGAGCTTATAAATACTATTATTACTGATAAAGAAGAATACATGGTTGGTGAAAAGTGCTCAATAGAAGTGAAAATGAATAATGAAGGTGCGTATTTATATAGATTTTATATTAAGAATAATGATGAATGGGATGTAATAAGAGATTATGATACAAGTAATTTGTTAAAATATACAGTTAATGAAGAAGGAGAAAAAAAATTCTTGGTACAATGCAAGATGATGCAATCAACTGAGGCCTTTGAAGACTATAAAATTGTAAGAATAGATGTTAAGAGCATTAGAAAAATAGAAATAACAGATTTTAAATGCTTGAATAAAGCTCTAATATCTGGTGAAAAACTTGGATTTGCTGTAGAAACTAATGTTTATAAAAATGAAGCTGAAAAAGATAAAGTTGTATTGCTATATAAGTTTTATAAATTATATAAGGATGGAAAGTCTGTATGTATACAAGATTATTCTACAAGAAATGATGTATATTACAAGGAATTAGAAGCAGGAAGTTATAGAATTTTATGCCTTGTGAAGAGTATATTTTCTAATAGAGAATATGACGATAGAGCTATTCTAGTATATGACGTTAAACCATATGAAGATATAAAAATTAATAGTTTTGTAGCTAGTTTAAATTCTCCTCAAACAACTGAAACAGATATACGATTTACATCAGAAATACAAGGCGGAAAAAATTTATTATATAAATATAAGGTTAAGGGACCAATTGAGGAAGATACAGGATTTACTGCAGAAAAGGAATTTTCATGGAAGCCTATAGAAGCAGGAGAATATGAAATAATATTATATGTTAAGGATTCAGAGCATAAAGGTGAATATGAAGCTACTAAAAAAATAGCATTTACAATTGAAGAAAAAGGTAAGAAACCAGTAAAAATTTTAGATGTAATAGTTGACAGAGAAAAGAAGGTCATAGCAGGAGAGCCAGTTAACATAATGGTTAATGGGGAAGGTGGAACTAGACTTCAATATGCATTTACAATAAGAGAAAATAAAAAGAAACTAGAAGGGGTAAGCTATAATAAATCAAATTGGATTAATTTCATTCCAGAACATGCTGGTGAATATGAAGTGGAGATAATGGTTAAAGATCAATATTCTGATAAGCCATATGATGCGAATACATTTGTTCATTTAAAGGCTATGGAATACTTACCAGGAGAGATTGATTATATAATTTTACCATATAAAGAAACTCATCTGATTGGAGAAGCTATAGAATTTGAATGCATTATCCAAAATACACAAGATGTCTTAGTTAAATATGAAACAAAAATTAATGGACATTCGGTTGAGGAGACAGAGTTCTCAAAAAATAAGAAACTAAGATTTGTTCCTAAAATTGCAGGAAAATATACAATAGAAGTTTATGCTAAAAATATAAAGTGCAAAGACGAATACGATTCAAAGAAACAAATAAACTTATATGTAAGTGAGGCACCACCAGTAATAGAAACAAAAATAATAACCAATAAATTAGAATTTAACATAAATGAAGAAGTAACTTTCGAAGTTATAAGCAGAGGAGGAAAAGATGTATGTTATGAATTTTATTTAATGGGAAACAATGAATGGAAGAAAGTGCAGCCTTATAGTAAGAAACATTATTATAGCTTTATACCATTTGCTGAAGGGAAATATAAGATTTTAGCATTGGCAAAGAGTTATTATAAAAAAGTTAGTTATGAAGATTATGATCAAATAACATTTTTTGTTAATGCACAATCAAAAAAATAG
- a CDS encoding lytic transglycosylase domain-containing protein: MAINGVNQLSNEQLLAMNMMGNGQITNDSDSGDTSNESNYAFQLAMQNLMDESSKKTSKNVNGGLNSTSDKADKTDNKIDVSEKSNDSNNDKASATAAKIGQTYLTGQKLEDIPMIMNGNYVNFSKKAGSILDNRSDADIEKIYGAVDSAAKKYGVDSNLILAVIKQESDFNPNATSGAGAAGLMQIMPENFSSLGIKDQYDMDQNVSGGTQLLKEYLDKYNGNTEMALMAYNAGPGTMQRRGVSSSSDLYKMPEETQNYVPKVMGYYRNGV, encoded by the coding sequence ATGGCGATAAATGGTGTAAATCAACTTTCAAATGAACAGCTATTAGCAATGAATATGATGGGAAACGGACAAATAACAAATGATTCTGATTCTGGTGATACTAGTAATGAGTCAAACTATGCATTTCAATTGGCTATGCAAAATTTAATGGATGAATCATCGAAAAAAACTAGTAAAAATGTTAATGGTGGACTAAATAGTACTAGTGACAAGGCTGATAAAACTGATAATAAAATAGATGTGAGTGAAAAATCAAATGATTCTAATAATGATAAGGCGAGTGCTACAGCAGCTAAAATTGGACAGACATATTTAACAGGACAAAAATTAGAAGATATACCTATGATTATGAATGGGAATTATGTGAACTTTTCAAAAAAAGCAGGGTCCATTTTAGATAATAGAAGTGATGCTGACATAGAAAAGATATATGGTGCAGTTGACTCAGCGGCTAAAAAGTATGGAGTAGATTCAAACTTGATCTTGGCTGTAATTAAACAAGAGTCTGATTTTAATCCTAATGCAACTTCAGGGGCTGGTGCTGCTGGATTAATGCAAATCATGCCTGAAAACTTTTCGAGTTTAGGAATAAAAGATCAATATGATATGGACCAAAATGTTAGTGGAGGAACTCAGCTTCTTAAAGAATATTTGGATAAATATAATGGAAATACTGAGATGGCACTTATGGCTTATAATGCGGGCCCTGGAACGATGCAAAGAAGAGGTGTTTCATCATCAAGTGATTTATATAAAATGCCAGAAGAAACTCAAAATTATGTACCTAAAGTAATGGGGTATTATAGAAATGGAGTCTAA
- a CDS encoding pseudouridine synthase codes for MERLDKVISNLGYGSRKDVKSFVKKGIVEVDGIVVKDNGMLVDPEKSIIKINGEELLYRKYIYLMMNKPDGVVSATHDNRDETVIDLLALDHQVFEPFPIGRLDKDTVGLLLLTNDGELNHRLISPKWHVDKIYYAKINKKVDEKDITAFKNGITLDDGYKCLEAKLEILTSTDEGSEVRITIQEGKFHQVKRMFEAVDKKVVYLKREEFGGLLLDPDLEEGEYRELTDEELSLLKSY; via the coding sequence TTGGAAAGATTAGATAAAGTGATTTCTAATTTAGGATATGGAAGCAGAAAAGATGTTAAATCCTTTGTTAAAAAAGGAATTGTTGAGGTAGATGGTATTGTAGTAAAAGATAATGGGATGCTCGTTGATCCTGAAAAATCAATAATAAAAATTAACGGCGAAGAACTGTTATATCGTAAATATATATATTTAATGATGAATAAGCCAGATGGAGTTGTATCAGCAACTCATGACAATAGAGATGAAACTGTAATTGATTTATTGGCACTAGATCATCAAGTGTTTGAGCCATTTCCAATTGGAAGATTAGATAAGGATACAGTTGGTTTATTACTTTTGACTAATGATGGTGAACTTAATCACAGATTGATATCACCTAAATGGCATGTGGATAAGATTTATTATGCTAAAATTAATAAAAAAGTCGATGAAAAAGATATTACTGCTTTTAAAAATGGAATTACATTAGATGATGGATATAAGTGCTTAGAAGCAAAACTTGAAATATTGACCAGCACGGACGAAGGCTCGGAAGTAAGAATTACAATACAAGAAGGAAAATTTCATCAAGTAAAGAGAATGTTCGAGGCCGTTGACAAAAAAGTTGTATATCTAAAAAGAGAGGAATTTGGAGGACTTTTATTAGACCCGGATTTAGAAGAAGGCGAATATAGAGAATTAACCGATGAAGAATTAAGCCTTTTAAAGAGCTATTAA
- a CDS encoding NAD(P)H-dependent oxidoreductase → MNNKNQELINVFNFRHACKKFDSEKIIPKEDFDTILEAGHLSPSSFGFEPWKFLVVQDKKLREKLYPVSWGAQNSFNGASHFIILLARKKVDTIYSSEYITKIMSEVQNLPTDVADGRRKAFESFQKNDFNLLENDRFLYDWASKQTYIALANMLTAAAFLGIDSCPIEGFNIKEVEKILKEEGILDAEHFGVSVMASFGYRAREPYQKTRQPLDDVVQWI, encoded by the coding sequence ATGAATAATAAAAATCAAGAATTAATAAATGTATTTAATTTTCGTCATGCTTGTAAAAAATTTGATTCTGAAAAAATAATACCTAAAGAAGACTTCGATACAATCTTAGAGGCTGGACATCTTTCTCCAAGCTCTTTTGGTTTTGAACCTTGGAAATTCCTTGTAGTTCAAGATAAAAAACTTAGAGAAAAATTATACCCTGTATCATGGGGGGCTCAAAACAGCTTTAATGGCGCCAGCCATTTTATAATTCTTCTTGCACGTAAGAAAGTCGATACAATTTATAGCTCTGAATATATTACTAAGATAATGTCTGAAGTTCAAAATCTCCCTACAGATGTGGCTGACGGTAGGAGGAAGGCTTTCGAAAGCTTCCAAAAAAATGATTTCAATTTACTTGAAAATGATAGATTCCTTTATGATTGGGCTAGTAAACAAACTTATATTGCCTTAGCAAATATGTTAACAGCAGCAGCTTTCTTAGGTATTGATTCTTGCCCAATTGAAGGTTTCAATATAAAGGAAGTAGAAAAAATTCTTAAAGAGGAAGGCATTCTAGATGCTGAACACTTTGGAGTTTCTGTTATGGCAAGCTTTGGATATCGTGCAAGAGAGCCATATCAAAAGACCAGACAGCCTTTAGATGATGTAGTACAGTGGATTTAA
- a CDS encoding helix-turn-helix domain-containing protein translates to MKTESIYPDCPNHPCPVETTLNIINGKWKGIILYRLLGGKKRFNELKRLIPSVTHRTLTLQLRELERDRILKRTVYAEVPPRVEYELTDLGLSMSPIIKAMYDWGLNYQSELNL, encoded by the coding sequence ATGAAAACAGAAAGTATATATCCAGACTGTCCTAATCATCCATGCCCTGTAGAAACAACACTAAATATAATTAATGGTAAGTGGAAGGGCATTATTTTATATCGTTTATTGGGTGGCAAGAAACGATTTAATGAGCTAAAAAGATTAATTCCAAGTGTAACTCATAGAACATTAACACTACAGCTGCGTGAATTGGAACGAGATAGAATTCTAAAACGTACAGTATATGCTGAAGTACCACCGCGAGTTGAATATGAATTAACTGATCTTGGATTATCAATGTCTCCAATAATTAAAGCCATGTATGATTGGGGATTAAATTATCAATCCGAATTAAATTTATAG